Proteins encoded together in one Planctopirus ephydatiae window:
- a CDS encoding ExbD/TolR family protein has product MPIQRHAHGSEMTLEPNLTPLLDLVFQLITFFMLVINFKGASLDLSLKLPVLGSARPIEWKKGTEPIVINLRSDGTAQVYGEPIDPAEFFAAMARQVSTPKNSNAETESRPVILRADERVPFSRINELMTLSREHGFENFALSAMAPATQTGPRSRSTADRTIPTTREPGGSP; this is encoded by the coding sequence ATGCCCATTCAGCGCCATGCTCACGGCTCGGAAATGACTCTTGAGCCCAATCTGACACCACTGCTTGATCTCGTGTTTCAACTCATCACGTTCTTCATGCTCGTGATTAACTTCAAAGGAGCATCTCTCGATTTAAGCCTGAAACTCCCCGTTCTGGGCTCAGCCAGGCCCATTGAATGGAAAAAAGGGACAGAGCCCATCGTGATCAATCTTCGCAGCGACGGGACTGCCCAGGTTTATGGCGAACCCATCGATCCTGCCGAGTTTTTCGCAGCCATGGCTCGACAAGTCTCAACTCCTAAAAATTCCAATGCGGAAACCGAAAGCCGACCTGTCATTCTCCGTGCAGACGAACGGGTTCCTTTCTCGCGGATCAACGAACTGATGACTCTCAGCCGTGAACATGGATTTGAGAATTTCGCCCTCAGTGCCATGGCACCTGCCACTCAGACTGGCCCTCGAAGTCGTTCCACCGCTGATCGAACGATTCCCACAACCAGAGAGCCAGGAGGTTCACCATGA
- a CDS encoding ATP-dependent DNA ligase — translation MRRFSQLYKELDATTRTSEKLAALERYFAQAEPVDAAWAVWFLSGHRPAQPVPVKRLRLWAAEIAQLPEWLFAECYEAVGDLAETIALLLPPPQESEDRPFSWWITQVLLKLRIAGEAEQKLMLKHAWRSLGTTERFVWNKLMTGGFRVGVSQQLIVRAISLVTGIAIPILSHRLMGNWQPTAENYRALIEPGGQERNISQPYPFCLAYPLEDEIQTLGATSDWQAEWKWDGIRAQVIHRQVMGLNGSEVFIWSRGEELITEAFPELIPEIEQLPLGTVLDGEILIIKEGQLQPFSQLQRRIGRKTVGKKLQQDVPAGMMIFDLLEHDGQDLRNEPLVRRRELLEKLFEGLPPARLQLAPLIYESTWEAMANVRATSRERGVEGLMLKRKSSTYQAGRVRGDWWKWKIEPMTIDAVLVYAQRGHGRRASLYSDYTFAVWEGDVLVPFAKAYSGLTDDEMREVDKFVREHAVEKFGPVCSVKAELVFEIGFESLQESPRHKSGIAVRFPRMLRWRRDKTPLQADRLEEIRRMLRSMKLRDDPQGEESPPLVTRRKLKAPKSTRTESQLLLFGDDFNLMDDDQPEA, via the coding sequence ATGCGCCGCTTTTCTCAACTTTACAAAGAACTGGATGCGACGACCCGCACCAGCGAGAAGTTAGCGGCACTGGAGAGATATTTTGCCCAGGCAGAGCCAGTCGATGCCGCCTGGGCTGTCTGGTTTTTGAGTGGCCATCGCCCGGCGCAGCCTGTTCCGGTGAAGCGTCTGAGGCTCTGGGCAGCTGAAATCGCACAACTTCCTGAGTGGTTGTTTGCTGAGTGTTATGAAGCGGTGGGTGATCTGGCTGAAACGATTGCGCTGCTTTTACCGCCACCTCAGGAGAGTGAAGATCGACCATTTTCGTGGTGGATTACTCAAGTACTTCTCAAGCTGCGCATTGCCGGTGAAGCTGAGCAGAAATTGATGCTCAAGCACGCCTGGAGATCGCTGGGCACGACGGAACGGTTTGTCTGGAACAAGCTGATGACGGGCGGTTTTCGAGTGGGTGTTTCGCAGCAACTGATTGTGCGGGCGATCTCTCTAGTGACAGGGATTGCTATCCCCATTTTATCTCATCGCTTGATGGGAAACTGGCAGCCAACAGCAGAGAACTATCGAGCTTTGATCGAGCCGGGAGGGCAGGAACGGAATATCAGCCAGCCCTATCCGTTCTGTCTGGCTTACCCTTTAGAGGACGAAATTCAAACGCTGGGAGCAACCTCGGATTGGCAAGCCGAATGGAAGTGGGATGGAATTCGAGCACAGGTGATTCATCGACAGGTTATGGGCTTAAACGGTAGTGAGGTCTTCATCTGGTCGCGTGGCGAGGAGTTGATTACCGAGGCTTTCCCGGAGTTGATTCCTGAGATTGAGCAGTTGCCACTGGGGACGGTGCTGGATGGAGAGATTCTGATAATCAAAGAAGGACAGCTTCAACCCTTCTCACAACTGCAGAGACGGATTGGCAGGAAAACGGTCGGGAAGAAACTGCAGCAGGATGTCCCTGCGGGAATGATGATTTTCGACTTGTTAGAACACGATGGGCAAGACCTGAGAAATGAGCCTTTAGTGCGCCGCAGGGAGTTGCTGGAGAAACTGTTTGAGGGATTGCCGCCTGCTCGATTGCAGTTGGCACCACTTATTTACGAATCGACCTGGGAAGCAATGGCGAACGTGCGGGCTACGAGCCGGGAGCGAGGTGTCGAAGGCTTGATGCTCAAGCGAAAGAGTTCGACTTATCAGGCTGGTCGAGTGCGTGGTGACTGGTGGAAGTGGAAGATCGAACCGATGACGATTGATGCCGTGCTGGTCTATGCCCAGCGGGGTCATGGGCGAAGGGCCAGTCTCTATAGCGATTATACATTTGCTGTATGGGAAGGGGATGTGCTGGTACCGTTTGCCAAGGCGTATTCGGGTTTGACCGATGATGAAATGCGGGAAGTGGACAAGTTTGTCCGCGAGCATGCCGTTGAGAAATTCGGCCCGGTTTGCAGTGTGAAGGCTGAGCTGGTGTTTGAAATTGGCTTTGAAAGTCTTCAGGAGTCACCCCGACATAAATCCGGGATTGCCGTGCGATTTCCTCGCATGCTCCGCTGGCGAAGAGATAAAACGCCACTGCAGGCAGATCGGTTGGAAGAGATCCGCCGGATGTTGAGATCGATGAAGCTGCGTGACGATCCTCAGGGAGAAGAGTCACCACCTCTGGTGACCCGGCGAAAACTCAAAGCACCCAAATCGACCAGAACCGAGTCTCAACTGCTGTTGTTTGGTGATGATTTCAACCTGATGGATGATGATCAGCCGGAGGCATGA
- a CDS encoding ExbD/TolR family protein yields the protein MRHRNRFSHGNVELNMAAMLDMAFQLLAFFILTFTPSPIEGQFALKLPPPVAQTQPETLTPASNDAEAMLDLQAIHLTLLANPEGRLNAVLLEDQPLFQGDWTPQHATLLNNQLKEIFQTPDSPFHQIQIISDKTLHYGDMMKVVEVVSRQKLANGKYLREIGFSERNAR from the coding sequence ATGAGGCATCGAAATCGATTCTCTCACGGAAATGTGGAACTCAACATGGCCGCCATGCTCGACATGGCGTTTCAACTCCTCGCATTCTTCATTCTCACCTTCACACCGTCGCCCATCGAGGGGCAGTTCGCTCTCAAGCTGCCACCCCCAGTAGCGCAAACGCAACCTGAGACTTTGACTCCCGCCAGCAATGATGCCGAAGCGATGCTCGACCTGCAGGCGATCCATCTCACGTTACTGGCCAATCCCGAAGGGCGATTGAACGCAGTTCTGCTGGAAGATCAGCCGCTGTTCCAGGGCGACTGGACACCCCAGCATGCAACACTCCTGAACAATCAATTGAAAGAGATCTTTCAAACACCAGATTCTCCCTTTCACCAGATTCAGATCATCTCGGACAAAACTCTGCACTACGGCGACATGATGAAAGTCGTGGAGGTCGTTTCCCGACAGAAACTGGCCAATGGCAAATATCTGCGGGAAATTGGATTTAGCGAACGAAACGCCAGATGA